Within the Musa acuminata AAA Group cultivar baxijiao chromosome BXJ2-9, Cavendish_Baxijiao_AAA, whole genome shotgun sequence genome, the region TAATGCATGTGTGCATAAGTAGGCCTTAGCAAATGCAAAAGGAAATCATATACAAACATCAACATCATATAATATGGCATATACATATACTTTTAcaccatatgtcataatatatatgtgtatttcgtatataataatatatatactctCGTACTACTATATCTCATGATGTATACGTGAACTCTCGCATTGTATGTCATAACATATACATATGTTTTCACACTACATATTATAACATATACGTGCATTCTCATATCATACGTTATAACATATATGCATATCATATGTCGTATTATATTCGTGCACTCTCACATcgtatgtcataatatatacatacactctcatgttaggatcaagagcactaaaagggggggggggggtgaattagtgtagcggaaaactttttacGTTTTAAAACTGAGTTCGTACGACAAAGCCGATTTCAGCAGAAacttcgattcgtaaatcactttaacttatgattagGCAAGAGGCAATTAAAATGAATCTGTTAAGGCAGTTTGCTgttgtgatagaaatcagaatgtaagcgcaaactaaaatacgatgttcgtatgagaaaatcgatttacgtctaaacacgagtCGGAAAGTTTTGAGCTTGGAAACACagacgtaaaagcgtagaaggcagtaagcttatgaaggaggtttgcagtaaggataataagctcaaagtaaatgcaaaccaaagggcagtgcaatttagagtggttcgcgagaaaatcgatttacgtctaaacacgattcggAAAGTATTGAGCTTGAAAACGCagacgtaaaagcgcagaagatagtaagctataaaggaggtttgcaataaggataataagctcaaagtaaatgcaaaccagagagcagcacgatttagagtggttcggtcaatcttgacctacatccacttctagcttcctccaccgatgaggttgtcgacgtccactagaggccttccttcaataggcgaaggccaaccacctttttatatattcactcattttgacgggcttaggagacaacccttacaaacttttctctcctctcttgaaagatctgaagttggaagaaaagagggagaagaacctttagcttattacaacacttttgagctaaaAAATCTcatagtaagatcaggattttggtggttttcgttgctctttcattgctgaaagagtggggtatttatatgcccaaaccagtttgaatttggagctcaaaactatcaattcccggaatttcggggtctggcggttgcactgtctaactggggcgattgcaccattgtcagagctcgaagactgagctcctgagcggtgccaccgcttgtcaggggcggttgcaccgcctggcagagctcggagaccgagctcaggcggtgccaccgcctgattggggtggttgcactgcccagccagagctcggagaccgagctcaagcggttccaccgcctgtcaggagcggttgcaccgcccagccagaactcggagaccgagccctgggcggtgccaccgccgacccaggcgatgccacctctgggcgagagatctgggtccgaatgggttgatccattcggcccaatcttattctttcaagggcccaattgcccctagattaagttaatgggatcacctcccatttctaacttaatcatcgtgctaactatgataatacTTAagatagcttgctccggtgcgtcaatcgtttcttccagcgagctttcggtgaacttccgtcgatcatccgatgaaccttcggtgatgctcctgcggacttccggcaaactcctggacttgcgacgatccacttagcgagttctgacgagattcttttggcaagcttctggacttctcggatttgttcccgtagaacctccgacgaccgtccgaacttccttcgagctctcgaactcccaacgtgatcatagtcctgactccggcgcaactcctgctgcatgtcttactttcatcgtagttaatcctgtgcacttatctcaacatatggattagatagcaaatgacaattgatgtcatcatcaaaatccgagattcaacatctcatACTACCCGTAAATATGTCTGTGCATTCTCAAACCACACGTGATAACCTGCATATCATATATCTTCATTATGattcatatatctttttttttatgcaaTACATATGTTAAGATCATGTTATGACTATCTTATGGCAATcatcttatttaaaatatattttaaaatatatattaaactcatgatgatcttatcattaaAAACttatttgataatatattttgagtTCACATTATATATAACCATTAATTTATAGTAAATTAAGCTTAATTTTTACTTGATTCAAGTAAAAATGAAGGTGCCAGGAAAGGGCCATGATCTATGCCATTAGGTGTGTTAGGGAGCtgaaaacatatcaaattgaaacATAAGGTCATGATATGTccaaattaaaatcatttcattTTAAATCACTCATAACTCCCAATATAACCAATCATTTATTACAAAATTTTAGTAGAATCCTCTCTGAATTAGATTGTGTCTAACTTTCAACTTTACCTAGATTTCATCATTAATTAACCAATACTTCAACCTACATGACATATTAGTTGCTAATCAACCAACTCCATAATTTTGAGGTAATCTTGCTTTATCATTATGGTTGACCAAATCatcttatattataaaaaattaggagATATATAAActtagatatacatcaaattttgatttaaaatagAATTATTCGAAGACTAAAGTATCCTCTCAATTCAACTGTTATCACATATTCTATTTTGCTAAAATTGGGTTAAGATTGTCTGAATTTCTAAGGTTCCTATCTTTATATACAAAGATGATATTCACTCAATTTCATAGTCTACATAACTCTAAAAGATTCTTTTAAGATATATTAAAAGAATATAATCTAATCATATCTCTAAGGGGATTATTTTAGCTAGAATAGAACTCATTCACTAAAAATAGGAGATTCTAAGTATTTTAGATTGAAAAACCTATAACTCTATGCACCAATATTAGCATAAAGTAATACTAGAAGTCTTAGAATAATAAATAATTCATACATaatatattcaaaaataaaaaattaatttgaagATTAGGTTACTCAAAAGTAGATAAAAATTTTAGTTCACAATATGCTAAATTAAAACTGAGGTATAAGCTAGGGGAAGAGTtaggttttcttactttcttcttTCTTATAACTAAGGTTTCTCTATCTCCTCGAAGACAAAGAGAAGTATCACTAGAACGACGGAATAAGAAGAGAAAGAATCATGGGTTATTATATAAGTATAGAGGATGAGTCCAAAATAGGATAGATGTGATTAAGAGGTTACCATGAGATTTAGAGAATCTTATTAGGacttatctaattttttttataataattttagtatTATAATAACTTAATTCGAGCCTAATTTGGTTTGTCAAATAAGACATGTTTCAATTTAAATTCATCCTTCAATCTTCTTTgtatatcttaatatttttagtatagtACTTCTCTTTGATTTTTATCTTAATTTAATTATCTATTACTTTATTATCTTTCACATATATGatatttaaaacttaaacttATTTACTTTAAATATGATCAACTCATTTAAGCTTTGAGAATTGCTTTTGGTCAATTACAATGTTAATGTCCCTttgaattattatatatatatttattgtcaTGGCTTAACCTTATATTCAAGTTTACTAACACGTTTAGGCTTATTGCATTAGAGAATAATATTTCTTCActttaaaacatatttaaaaTAGGTCTCAATGCTTATAAATACTTCAAATAACATTTGGAAGAACTATGAGCATAACATTTTTTAAAGTATGTAGTTCAATTTTAAAAATCGATAATATGAGCATGCCATATATTATGTTTTCTAAGCAtagatattataaaatatatctttaaaTGATAGCATATGTGTTTTGTGAGTGCTTGCATTCGTATACTAGGTGTAATATGTGTGAGAGAACTTAGGCTCTACACTAGATAGctaattagatttgaatttaatttAGATGAAAGTTTTATATGTGTTACTCATTGTCATTCTAGGATGACAAAgtgtttaattaaatataaaaatatatccatcGATTCCAGCttatgatttttcattaatccaTAGGAGACACATACCAACTACTTGCATTTAGAGGTGAAGAGTAAGGTTTTGGATCTTCATGTTCATCTGAATGTTAAAACATTTACATCAAGTAAAAAGATCCAAATTAAGGCTTCAATTTGGGCAATAATTAGGCTTAGAAACAGCCCAATGTTTGTGATCAGCCCATTACCAATCTTGTAATGTCTTATAAATGTGAGCTTCACTGGTGTATGAAATCCTATGAAACTATATCCGAACTTATAAACAGTGATTTTAACCAAAGAAATCAATCATTGAATTTGAAAAAAACATACAACTATAGAAAGGTCAAGTTGTCAGAGAAAAATTGTTCTTCTGGAAGTAGGATTCCAGGCTAAGTTATTTGGTTGATCTATGCATCATGTGTTCAAAGGTCAAAGAACACCTCAGTTGGGTGATGACATTACACCCATTAAAGTTGCATTGAATGTGTTAATGTTAAGCTCAAAGCATGAAAAAAGCAGCTCAAATATTAGAAGACTGTTTTCAATGCAACATGTTGTTTAATATTTTGCGTCATATTGCTTTCAGCTAAAGGAATGTTGATATCAATAAAACCTGAAAATTAACTTTTTCTTCAACATGTACTATGATTAAAGCAAACATAACCTGAATATAATCTGTTTCCAAAATACTTGTTTGACACCAATATGATCCTTTTAACGACCAGCTTAGTGAATAATGTCAAGTTAACCTTGATCGAGGACAAATCTTAAAGCAATGGCAACATTACTCTCTGGAAACTGATGTTGATGGTTCAAGTCAGAAACAATCTTTCTCTCTGATCTTATTATAGTCATGTTATAATCAATTTCATTGTGGTATACATGTGTGATGCTTCTCTTCACTTGCTAAGAAGAAGGTATGATATGATAATGTTCTCCCTCTTTAACACTTAGAAAATGTAGCCTTTTGGAGTGATAACATGGATCAGAAAGGCTATGTTGTTTCCACTGATGCAGCATTGGGATGAGAAATGTTGCTTCTACATCATAATTCATTCCTTGACAAGTGGACAAGTCCATTGCACTTGCGGATTAAGGAGTTGCTGGAAACATGTTTTGCAACTCGGTCCATCTTAAACAAGTTCAGCAGACACATTTCTCAGAGAGTCATCATGAGAGGAAGGGAGCAGTTTCAGTGGGGGGGAAGACTAGATCCTCTATCAGATTTGGCTGTGTTTCCAATGCTCACGAGCCCTGGATCTGTGTTTACAATCATCACAAAGCTTAAGACAATGCAATGAACCAAGGGAGCAGGGACACCACCAAATCTTCAAGAATCCAaggagtctctcatccatcttatATTATTCTGTATGACCTCTAACACATGTGGTTTCTTTTTCCTTGAACATCTCTAGTTTTGCTCTTCCAAGCATCAACACATGCTAATTAGTTCAAGTCATTATTGTTTAGAATGAGGTTTTTTGGGGCACTGAGCCAAGGAAATAGAACATGGAAGCATTCATGCATCACATTTTGATGTGCATTTTTAGCCTTGTGTCTTTTGGTGGACAATGTTTTCTTTAATCTGCCTGATGTAAAAAAAACCTTATCAGTCTTTCATCTATTATCATATGTCTGTCTCTTAAGGTAGAACAATGTTTGACATGATTAATTTGTACCTTCCAATTTTTAGCATCATATTATCTTTCTAGTCAGaaatgaaaaaggagaaaaagaaaaaaactttagTTGTTGGGTCCTAAACACTTTCTGAAAGTAATGTTCAAAAGATTAGTCTGTAGCATGGATAATGTCTCCACATACATCAAAACCTTTTTCCATCTGCACTAGTGGATGATGTTATTGATTCACATCTCAAGCTAATGGTTATGGATTATGTTAGAAGACCAGATCGGGTAGGAGTTGACTTGTGAAGgttaagatattattttattgGCATAAAGCAATCAAACTAATCTTTCTTTTTGAATCCTGTGTTGGTTTAAGGCAGGCATATCTCAAGCACTTGATTTGTTGGGCATCCTCAACAAAAGATtcctcattttccttttttcatATTTTACGATAAATTTGATGACTGACAAAATGAGTCCATACGAAATTAAAAGTCACCATCGAAACAAACAAGATTTTGCAGTAGCATCCAATGAACTACCATTTGCCATGGGCATTATATAATGCACAAGTCAGAACAACATATTGAGACAAAAAACTATGTGGGCTGTGTCTCCAACATCGATTAGGATCTCTCCTTAGATTCTTCGGAGTATATCTTAATGGTTTTACGGGACTAGGATTGGGTGTTAAGATCCCTAAAGTTAGATGCAGATGTTCCTAACATCGAAGAACACATAAAATATCAAGTTAGTATGTCCAAAACCACCATCTCTTCCTACTTGAGTCTTCCGCTGTTAGTTTCAGGGAAAGAACAAGTGGTTAGCGAGCAAAGTCTGCCACACAAATTACAgacatggtccttgagaaacgaGCAAGAAGAACACATCTCCCCATGTCGAAGCTGGAAACTTAATAATTCATGTTACACACATACAATAATCAGCAACAACAAAAGTATTCATTCAGCAATCAACCTGTTGGATTTCATGCTTTGTTGGTCAAAGAGATGAGTACCGATTCATATGGCGAAAGGCAGTAATAAGCCTTTCTTTCTTTACTCGGGGTTTTGGATACCGCAGCTTTCGTgtgcatctatctatctatctatcgatCTGTCATGTTCTAAAGTTGTCGCTCTTAATCGTATGCAGTCGTTTTATGTGATTCTTTGGTTCTATTGGTTGGGTGGCGTTTACTAGTGGATAGAAGAGGATCTAAAACCAATAAAATCAGAAAGATCGTTTATGAAGGGTTTAATCATGATATGAATGCATCATCAACGAGAAGAGATGGAAGAAAAGGTCTAAGAAATTAAGGTTCTTTCTTCTTTAATTTATATACGATTTAAATGTGTCGATCAAAACAAAGCGATTGATGTTTTAACACTcggaatacatatatatatatatatatatatacatatatctttgAAATCGATCCCATCCTCGTCACTGTGCTCACTGTAAAGCGGGGGATGAGATGAGGTGCAAGTCCTTTTCGCCTTTTAGCACCAAATGCCCACCTGCCTAAACTGGACCCACGTTGACCTGACCCTTCTCCACGCCTCATCCCGACCTAACTAAATCGGAAGATCGGAGAGCCACTTGGTTTATTCGATTCATTTAAATCCACAATAATTATCTTATTGGGATGAGAGAACGATGGTATTTATGAGCATTTTATGTTGATATCGTTTTGATATGATGAATATTTTTCATTAATCAACATGTGGGTACATTAGTCGATGTGACTATCATATCAATATTATatcttaattttatatatttaattttaataataataataataataataaatgataaATGATAAATGATGAAGATGACATTCAAACCCACGACGATATATACGTTTTATATAACTATCGATAATTGGGTGTATTATAAACATGAGCCTCTCCAAGTATAGTTAAGAAAAGACTAAATTAAGAGATTCAatacaaaatcacatttggaTTCAAATCATAACAAGATAAATAATTTGGACATGTTTTGCCTCCATGGAGAGTGAGTGGGTTAGGCCATGTCTATTTCAACGCATCAAACTCTCAATCGAAATTTGCATTAACAAAGTTGATGCAACAATTAATATGATGGACGTGTGAAGCAGTACTTGGAGGAAAGAGTGGGACCCTCCCCCTAAACCATACGTGGCAATGTGGTCAAAGACATCAAAGATATAagtaagatcttttctttttctgaGGACAAATTGATGTCGATTTCCCTCCATCTTAACTTCATATCGAGAATGACTACTCACCAATTAGTCTATGTTCCAATGGTTGACCTTTTTTCTTTTCGCTCTCGTGTTGGGAAGATGATACAATCGAGGCATGGGTGGGTGGTGGATATACATGaagtctaaatattttatttccacATATTATCTATATATTTTCGTGCCCTTTGACTCTTTGACTCACATAATATTAGATGCCTGATAATGAACAAAAATAGTATTACATAGTGTTGCAATCTAAAAGTCCAAAGTACATAAAAATGACAACTATTATCAGGATGGTAATCGTAGTTGATAATATTATGACCATCTTAGAGCTATATATTTTCAATCTTATAatattaatcatataaaattaagATGAATAAATTGGGGCATCCGCTTGGAATTATCTATGAGGATAGGGGTAGAACGGTCAATTGGCAGATGCGTGGCTTTCCCGGGAGCGCCGACGTTGAGACGCGATTTCTCCGCTGCCTGCGATGCTCTCTCTCCCCTCTTCCCTATTAAACCAGACTCCCCTTCTCACCATTCCGCCTCCCTCGctcgcctctctctctccctctgacTACTCCGTAACACCTCCTCCTCTCCGCTTTGTACCGGTTACTCCGCTCGATGTTTGTCACCTCCATGGCACGTCAGTTCCTGAGAAAGGCAGGTTTGATAGCGTGACGGAGGACAGCAAACAATCAAAACTGCGATTTTTCTTCCTTCTCTCATGTAAAGGTGCCTCCTTTATGGTTTTCTGCCTCTTTCTCGGACCCCTTTTGGGCCTCTGTTTTCTGttggattcctgcggatcccctttGCTTTCCTCGGTTTTGGTGTTTCGTTCCGGTTTTCTGCTAGAGTTGATTGTTCTTTTCCGTGGTTGTTATTGGATTCGCGGTTTGGCTGGGGGGATCTTTGAACGTCGGTCTTGTAGCTCTAATGTCGGCGTCAAAGAAAATTTCTTGTCATGCTGAGGAAAAACTCGTGAACTGGTCATTACCAACTCAATTCTACGCGATATTTTCTTCTTGCTTCCGTCATCCTCTTTGGGTTCCTGTAACAGGATCAATATTTCCTTGCATTTTCTACTCAAATAGATGATACTTTTCATctgaatttttttgtttttaggtTTTTTTCTTTGTGTATCTTAATCTTGATGTTCTTCgaggaaaaaaaattatctttgtgATTCCATTGTCAAGCGTTTCTTCTATTGACCATGGTTTTAATTCGATTTGGGGAACTATTTGATTTTTGGGAGCAAAAGTTTCAGTTTTGGAGATGAAGTGAAGTAGTTGAGGACTTAATTTATGGTCGGAATCTGTCTGCTCCCCTGTTCTTGTTTTAATATTCCGAGTTCTTGTCTGACGATCTCCTCACCGTTCTATTTTGAGGCTTCCGCTGAGATCAGTCATTGATTGCAAAGTCAACGATCAGATCTGCAGTCAAATTTGGTATCCTAATGTTTCGTAATCAAATTCAAGTGGAAATTGCCCTAAAATTAAATTTGGATGCTTTGAGTGCCGAATTAATTCTCTTCACTACTGATAAGGGGATGATTTATcaactttaattttcttttatactCTGAAAAATGTTTGTGTTGCATTTGCTTCCCCCTTTTATTTATCTCTGTCTGTATAAAAGTGGAATCAATTTCTCATTAAATGCATTTTGGTTTGTTGAGTTGGCGTGAGGATGAAAATATGGAACGGAGGACATGGTTGATTGTGATTGTAGTTATGAAGATGAACCATAAATATTCTCTCTGCTACTCTTTGACTTTTACTTTCCTGCATCTTTGATGAGCCTTTTCATTCTCCAGCTTGATGACATCTGATCTTTTAGTAACCTGATTAATGTGGACGAGTGATTATTTAAATATCAAGAAAAAGGTTTCTTTTTTGTATTATAATCTTGAAACCTTTTGtcacaaagcaagaatatataaagggctttgatttaaatttgatttCCTTGACTCGGTGCCAGTTTTTATACTATGTACAATCTGCATTGGATCTTTGGTCATTTGTTGATTATTTGATTGCAACTGTTGCTTATGTGTGTATGTTTTTAGTTGCTCTTTAATTTCATGGAATGATGTTCATGTTGTTGTTGGATTTTCTTTTCTGATTGAGCCTTCTGTAAAACATTAGAATTGACATGCCTAAGATCTTATGGACATTTTTAGTTGCCTATAAATTCATTGAAATTTGTTGTGTTCATGAGTGAGAAAGTAAATATTATATAGGATCCATGAATTTTCTTGATGCTTCATGTATTCCTGCAAAGCATGGTTCCCAGAATTAATTCTTCTATCTCAAAACACACAGTAGCCTTTCTCAatctatgtctatatatatatatatatatatatatatatatatatgtatatatgagagTGGCCAGCATAACTGGTGTGTGTTATACACTGTTATGGCAAGCTACTTTGAACAATGATTTCTCTGTCATGTTTTTTGGATCTTACAATTTGATTCCTTAATCAGTTTGCTTGCAATACTTTCTTCCTTGTTTATCACAGATGTATATGAAGAAGAAATGTTTTGCTCTTTATGATAACATTTGCCAGTGTTATTGATCGTTTTCGTATTTCTTGTGTTGGATTTAATGCCACATGTCTCTCTTTTGTTATATGTTCTTTGTTCTCTTGTCATTCAGCTTACAGTGATGTTGGATGTATAATATGAGAGAAAACAAGTTAACTATGGACTCAATTCTAAGAGAATTAGTAATCTCTgtatcataataatatatatacatatttgtgtTCTTAAACAACATGATTGTCATCTTTGGATGCAACATTTCTGATATTTAATACCAACAGTTTGTTTTGGGTTACAGGAGAATAGTGCTTCTGTTTGAGCTGTGAGTTCACAGATCTGATAGTCTGTGCTGCTAACAATGATGGGTGGGCTATTAATGGAAGGCATGGTTTATCCTGGAGAGCCTAATTATGTGCAAAATATCAGCTATGGATCCCTTCATCAGCCTTTGGTCGGTGAATGCAATGGACAAGGACATCTTATCGATCCACCACAGGATAACTTTGCTGAGGTTTGTGATGAAGAGAGCGACGACGAAGATGTTGACATCGAAGAGCTTGAACGCCGTCTGTGGCGAGACAGGATGCGGCTGAAGCACTTGaaggaacagcagcagcagcagcagagcaaGAGCAAGAGCAAGAACAAGGAGCAAGGTGACTCGGCAAAGCAGCGTCAGTGCCATGATCAAGCCCTCCGAAAGAAGATGTCTCGCGCGCAGGATGGAATCCTCAAGTATATGCTTAAAATGATGGAAGTATGCAATGCTCAGGGCTTCGTTTATGGTATAATTCCAGAGAAGGGCAAGCCTGTCAGTGGTGCCTCCGACAACCTCAGAGGGTGGTGGAAAGAAAAGGTCAGGTTTGATCGGAATGGACCTGTGGCTATCGCAAAGTATCAGGTTGACAATGCCATTGTTGGATCCAACAGTGAAATGAGCTCTGGAACTGCAAGCCTTCATTCATTGCAGGAGCTTCAGGATACAACACTGGGTTCTCTCCTGTCAGCTCTGATGCAGCACTGTGACCCACCTCAGCGAAGGTTCCCTCTGGAAAAGGGAGTTGCACCCCCATGGTGGCCTACCGGGAAAGAGGAGTGGTGGCCGCAGCTGGGAATTCCGAACGACCAACGACCGCCACCCTACAAGAAGCCTCATGATCTGAAGAAGGCTTGGAAGGTTAGCGTCTTGACTTGTGTAATCAAGCATATGTCGCCTGACATCAACAAGATCCGTAGGCTCGTCCGGCAGTCCAAGTGCCTGCAAGACAAGATGACCGCCAAAGAGAGCGCGACATGGCTCGCTGTCATCAAACAGGAGGAGGACATGTACATGAAGCTGCACCCTGAAGCTTACTTTCCGCCATCCTCTGGTAGCTGCATTTCGGGATCCATCTCCTTCGTTAGCAGCTGCAGTGAGTACGACGCAGAAGGTGTTGATGAAGGCAAGTGTGAGGATGTAGTGAACCACAAGCTTCACGCTGAAGGGAATCCTTTCGATCTGAGTGGCACTGCAAGGAAAGAGAAGACTGTGAAGGAAGAGATGAACATGGAATTTACTCGGAAAAGAAATGTTGCTGAGCCAGAATCAGTGCTGAACCAATGCATCTATACCTGTGATAATGTGCAGTGCCCACATCATGATCCCCGGCATGGGTTTCTGGATAGGAATGCAAGAAACAGTCACCGATACGTTTGTTTGTATCAAGGAACAGGGGTGGCTTTCAACA harbors:
- the LOC103998195 gene encoding protein ETHYLENE-INSENSITIVE 3-like 1a — translated: MMGGLLMEGMVYPGEPNYVQNISYGSLHQPLVGECNGQGHLIDPPQDNFAEVCDEESDDEDVDIEELERRLWRDRMRLKHLKEQQQQQQSKSKSKNKEQGDSAKQRQCHDQALRKKMSRAQDGILKYMLKMMEVCNAQGFVYGIIPEKGKPVSGASDNLRGWWKEKVRFDRNGPVAIAKYQVDNAIVGSNSEMSSGTASLHSLQELQDTTLGSLLSALMQHCDPPQRRFPLEKGVAPPWWPTGKEEWWPQLGIPNDQRPPPYKKPHDLKKAWKVSVLTCVIKHMSPDINKIRRLVRQSKCLQDKMTAKESATWLAVIKQEEDMYMKLHPEAYFPPSSGSCISGSISFVSSCSEYDAEGVDEGKCEDVVNHKLHAEGNPFDLSGTARKEKTVKEEMNMEFTRKRNVAEPESVLNQCIYTCDNVQCPHHDPRHGFLDRNARNSHRYVCLYQGTGVAFNSFPVKENKLLSFSVPYDTQPNPTTLESGPIPANTSDLSIPSDGQRSIDELMSLYDKNLNANKSFNSRGIGMSEGRTPLQPRTRVEDNFFPQGTKAIGGMLEEVSNLVQQQQQFPVRENVMPFQQQFGNPSDEMSGDLCYGSAFSMPSMDYSDTLHRLQKAEAANWFY